One Sphingobacteruim zhuxiongii DNA window includes the following coding sequences:
- a CDS encoding NifU family protein, producing MTLLERVEQALESIRPYLETDGGNVSIEEITPDNVVKLKLLGTCASCSMSIMTFKAGLEQAIKKAVPEIVSVEAINLTDINDPNAITPNQL from the coding sequence ATGACCTTATTAGAGAGAGTAGAGCAGGCACTGGAGTCTATCAGACCTTATTTGGAAACTGATGGTGGAAACGTTTCTATCGAGGAAATTACACCTGACAATGTAGTCAAATTGAAGTTGCTTGGAACCTGTGCGAGTTGCTCGATGAGCATAATGACATTTAAAGCGGGATTGGAACAGGCGATTAAAAAGGCAGTTCCAGAGATCGTTTCTGTCGAAGCAATCAACTTGACGGATATTAATGACCCTAATGCAATTACTCCGAATCAATTGTAA